One Lepus europaeus isolate LE1 chromosome 7, mLepTim1.pri, whole genome shotgun sequence DNA segment encodes these proteins:
- the LOC133764483 gene encoding olfactory receptor 52N2, translating into MFRINSSSLIPGFFILNGVPGLEDTHVWISLPFCLMYIIAVVGNCGLIYLIGHEEALHRPMYYFLALLSFTDVTLCTTTVPNMLCIFWFNLKEINVNACLAQMFFVHMLTGMESGVLMLMALDRYVAICYPLRYATILTNPVIAKAGLATFLRSVMLIIPFIFLTKRLPYCQGNFIPHTYCDHMSVAKVSCGNVRINAIYGLMVALLIGVFDICCISVSYTMILRAVISLSSAEARHKAFSTCTSHICAIVITYVPAFFTFFTHRFGGHNIPHHIHIIVANLYLLLPPTMNPIVYGVKTKQIQEAVIKFLLGDKVGST; encoded by the coding sequence ATGTTTAGGATCAACAGCTCCAGCCTGATTCCAGGATTCTTCatcttgaatggagttcctgggttggaAGACACACATGTCTGGATCTCTCTGCCCTTCTGCCTCATGTATATCATTGCTGTTGTGGGGAACTGTGGGCTCATTTACCTCATTGGCCATGAAGAGGCCCTGCATCGGCCTATGTACTACTTCCTGGCCCTGCTCTCATTTACTGATGTCACCTTGTGCACCACCACTGTACCCAATATGCTGTGCATATTCTGGTTCAACCTCAAGGAGATTAACGTTAATGCCTGCCTGGCCCAGATGTTTTTTGTCCATATGTTGACTGGGATGGAGTCTGGGGTGCTTATGTTAATGGCTTTGGATCGCTATGTGGCAATCTGCTACCCACTACGCTATGCCACCATACTGACAAACCCTGTCATTGCTAAAGCTGGCCTTGCCACTTTTTTGAGGAGTGTGATGCTCATCATCCCATTCATTTTCctcaccaaacgcctgccctatTGCCAGGGAAACTTCATTCCGCACACTTACTGTGACCACATGTCTGTGGCCAAGGTATCCTGTGGCAATGTTAGAATCAATGCTATTTATGGTCTGATGGTTGCTCTCCTGATTGGCGTGTTTGACATTTGTTGTATCTCTGTGTCTTACACTATGATCTTGAGGGCTGTGATAAGTTTGTCATCAGCAGAGGCTCGTCACAAAGCCTTCAGTACCTGCACGTCTCATATCTGTGCCATTGTAATCACGTATGTCCCtgcttttttcacatttttcactCATCGTTTTGGAGGGCACAATATCCCCCACCACATACACATCATTGTGGCCAACCTTTATCTTCTATTGCCTCCCACCATGAACCCAATTGTTTATGGAGTCAAGACCAAGCAGAttcaggaagctgtaatcaaaTTTTTACTTGGAGACAAGGTTGGCTCTACCTAA
- the LOC133764484 gene encoding olfactory receptor 52N1, whose protein sequence is MIPFLNGTSLTPPSFILNGIPGLEEVHLWISFPLCTMYGIAITGNFGLIYLIYSEEALHRPMYIFLALLSFTDVLMCTSTLPNTLCILWFNLKEIDFKACLAQMFFVHTFTGMESGVLMLMALDRYVAICYPLRYATILTNSVIARAGLLTFLRGVMLVIPFTFLTKRLPYCRGNVIPHTYCDHMSVAKISCGNVKVNAIYGLMVALLIGGFDILCITISYTMILRAVVSLSSAEARQKAFSTCTAHICAIVITYVPAFFTFFTHRFGGHTIPPHIHIIMANLYLLMPPTMNPIVYGVKTKQIRESVIRVLLKGKEKNPHKI, encoded by the coding sequence ATGATACCATTTCTAAATGGCACCAGCCTAACTCCACCTTCATTCATCCTCAATGGCATTCCTGGTCTGGAAGAAGTGCATTTGTGGATATCCTTCCCGCTGTGCACTATGTATGGAATTGCTATCACAGGTAACTTTGGCCTTATATACCTCATCTACTCTGAAGAGGCCCTACACAGACCTATGTACATCTTTTTAGCCTTGCTTTCCTTCACAGATGTGCTCATGTGCACCAGCACTCTTCCCAACACCCTCTGCATATTGTGGTTCAACCTCAAGGAGATTGATTTTAAGGCCTGCCTGGCCCAGATGTTCTTTGTCCACACCTTCACAGGCATGGAGTCTGGGGTACTCATGCTCATGGCCCTGGatcgctatgtggccatctgctACCCCTTGCGCTATGCCACTATCCTCACTAATTCAGTCATTGCCAGGGCTGGACTCCTCACTTTTCTTAGAGGTGTGATGCTTGTTATCCCTTTCACTTTCCTCACCAAGCGCCTGCCATACTGCAGGGGTAATGTCATACCCCACACCTACTGTGACCACATGTCTGTTGCCAAGATATCCTGTGGTAATGTCAAGGTCAATGCCATCTATGGTCTGATGGTTGCCCTCCTGATTGGGGGCTTCGACATCTTGTGCATCACCATCTCCTATACTATGATTCTTAGAGCTGTTGTGAGTCTGTCATCTGCAGAAGCTCGACAGAAGGCCTTCAGCACCTGCACAGCCCACATCTGTGCCATCGTCATCACCTATGTCCCAGCTTTCTTCACCTTCTTTACACACCGCTTTGGTGGACACACCATCCCTCCCCACATACACATTATTATGGCTAATCTCTATCTACTCATGCCTCCCACAATGAATCCTATTGTGTATGGGGTGAAAACCAAGCAGATACGAGAAAGTGTCATTAGGGTCTTGcttaagggaaaagaaaagaatcctCACAAGATTTAA